A portion of the Girardinichthys multiradiatus isolate DD_20200921_A chromosome 23, DD_fGirMul_XY1, whole genome shotgun sequence genome contains these proteins:
- the LOC124860143 gene encoding sodium/potassium/calcium exchanger 3-like isoform X1: MRAPRRPRQTLLLPRFCVGGVGLLAAFWVFHLSEITGSHGQTGEKCIHLSKRDLIQQAEDNQNGSISRSAIHEFPEDIFTLVQRRQGAVLLHVLCAIYMFHALAIVCDVYFVPSLEKVSENLQLSQDVAGATFMAAGSSAPELFTSLIGVFITKGDVGVGTIVGSAVFNILVIIGLCGIFSGQPISLTWWPLFRDALFYILSILVLILVIYDEKVLWWETIILISMYGIYIIIMMFNRRLCCLVERHCSVDGQPCLSSLRRTTAVGNVGDSENDMVPLKPDSCVVAGQDSAVLTADELLNLRSQLTFSERQRLIRTRVSPEEGAGPGVEGSGGTWGRENGAAAEGERQEGEREAGKESGAETGEGAQLKEEEEEEEDQEEGEEENSPFKPFILPDGWCVRLKWLLSWPLSFLLHCTIPDCNLPRWERWYLFTFLSSTLWIALFSYLMVWMVTIISYTLGIPDVIMGITFLAAGTSVPDCMASLIVARQGMGDMAVSNSIGSNIFDVLLGLGFPWALRTLIVSYGSVVTINSKGLVYSVILLLASVTLTVLCVHLNRWKLDRRLGLCLLLLYAIFLLCSVAFERL; this comes from the exons ATGAGGGCTCCGAGGAGACCGAGGCAAACGCTGCTCCTTCCCCGGTTCTGTGTCGGTGGAGTGGGTCTGCTCGCAGCTTTCTGGGTCTTTCACCTCAGTGAAATTACAG GTTCTCATGGCCAAACTGGGGAGAAGTGCATACATTTATCTAAAAGAGATCTCATTCAGCAGGCAGAAGACAACCAGAATGGCAGTATTTCTAGATCTG CTATACATGAGTTCCCAGAGGACATCTTTACTCTGGTTCAGAGGAGGCAGGGAGCCGTGCTCCTGCATGTTCTCTGT GCTATCTACATGTTTCATGCTCTGGCCATTGTGTGTGATGTTTACTTTGTGCCATCACTGGAAAAAGTATCAGAG AACCTTCAGCTCAGTCAAGATGTTGCCGGGGCAACCTTCATGGCAGCTGGGAGCTCCGCCCCTGAACTCTTCACCTCTCTGATTG GTGTGTTCATCACAAAGGGAGATGTTGGTGTGGGGACGATTGTGGGATCAGCTGTTTTTAACATCCTGGTCATTATTGGTCTCTGTGGCATTTTCTCTGGACAG CCCATCTCTCTGACCTGGTGGCCTCTCTTTCGCGATGCTCTTTTTTACATCCTGTCCATACTGGTGCTTATTCTG gtgATCTATGATGAAAAGGTCCTGTG GTGGGAGACCATCATCCTGATCTCCATGTATGGGATCTACATAATCATCATGAT GTTCAACAGACGCCTGTGTTGCCTGGTGGAGAGACACTGCAGCGTGGACGGTCAGCCGTGTCTGAGCAGTCTGCGGCGGACGACCGCGGTTGGAAATGTTGGAGACAGTGAAAATGACATGGTGCCACTGAAGCCAG ACTCGTGTGTGGTGGCTGGTCAAGACTCAGCCGTGTTGACGGCGGATGAGCTACTGAACCTTCGCTCTCAGCTCACCTTTTCAGAG AGGCAGAGGCTTATTCGAACTCGGGTGAGCCCAGAGGAGGGCGCAGGTCCGGGGGTGGAAGGGTCGGGTGGAACCTGGGGGAGAGAAAACGGGGCGGCAGCTGAGGGAGAAAGGcaggagggagagagggaggcAGGTAAGGAATCAGGGGCAGAGACTGGTGAGGGCGCACAGctgaaagaggaagaggaggaagaggaagaccAAGAGGAAGGAGAGGAGGAGAACTCTCCTTTCAAACCCTTCATCCTGCCGG ATGGCTGGTGTGTTCGGCTGAAGTGGCTCCTGTCCTGGCCTCTGAGTTTCCTGCTGCACTGCACTATCCCAGACTGTAACCTGCCGCGATGGGAGCGCTGGTACCTGTTCACCTTCCTGTCCTCCACTCTCTGGATAGCCCTCTTCTCCTACCTCATGGTCTGGATG GTAACCATAATCAGCTACACGCTTGGGATCCCAGATGTCATCATGGGCATCACTTTCCTCGCAGCTGGCACCAGTGTTCCTGACTGCATGGCCAGTCTCATTGTCGCCAGGCAAG GGATGGGCGACATGGCCGTGTCCAACTCTATCGGGAGTAATATCTTTGATGTGCTGCTGGGCCTTGGCTTCCCCTGGGCGCTGAGGACTCTGATAGTCAGCTATGGATCAGTG GTGACAATCAACAGTAAAGGCCTGGTGTATTCTGTCATTCTGCTGCTGGCCTCAGTCACACTCACT GTCCTATGTGTCCATTTGAACCGCTGGAAGTTGGACCGCAGGCTGGGCCTCTGTCTTCTGCTGCTTTATGCCATCTTCCTTCTCTGCTCCGTCGCTTTTGAAAGGCTGTAG
- the LOC124860143 gene encoding sodium/potassium/calcium exchanger 3-like isoform X4, whose translation MRAPRRPRQTLLLPRFCVGGVGLLAAFWVFHLSEITGSHGQTGEKCIHLSKRDLIQQAEDNQNGSISRSAIHEFPEDIFTLVQRRQGAVLLHVLCAIYMFHALAIVCDVYFVPSLEKVSENLQLSQDVAGATFMAAGSSAPELFTSLIGVFITKGDVGVGTIVGSAVFNILVIIGLCGIFSGQPISLTWWPLFRDALFYILSILVLILVIYDEKVLWWETIILISMYGIYIIIMMFNRRLCCLVERHCSVDGQPCLSSLRRTTAVGNVGDSENDMVPLKPDSCVVAGQDSAVLTADELLNLRSQLTFSERQRLIRTRVSPEEGAGPGVEGSGGTWGRENGAAAEGERQEGEREAGKESGAETGEGAQLKEEEEEEEDQEEGEEENSPFKPFILPDGWCVRLKWLLSWPLSFLLHCTIPDCNLPRWERWYLFTFLSSTLWIALFSYLMVWMVTIISYTLGIPDVIMGITFLAAGTSVPDCMASLIVARQGDNQQ comes from the exons ATGAGGGCTCCGAGGAGACCGAGGCAAACGCTGCTCCTTCCCCGGTTCTGTGTCGGTGGAGTGGGTCTGCTCGCAGCTTTCTGGGTCTTTCACCTCAGTGAAATTACAG GTTCTCATGGCCAAACTGGGGAGAAGTGCATACATTTATCTAAAAGAGATCTCATTCAGCAGGCAGAAGACAACCAGAATGGCAGTATTTCTAGATCTG CTATACATGAGTTCCCAGAGGACATCTTTACTCTGGTTCAGAGGAGGCAGGGAGCCGTGCTCCTGCATGTTCTCTGT GCTATCTACATGTTTCATGCTCTGGCCATTGTGTGTGATGTTTACTTTGTGCCATCACTGGAAAAAGTATCAGAG AACCTTCAGCTCAGTCAAGATGTTGCCGGGGCAACCTTCATGGCAGCTGGGAGCTCCGCCCCTGAACTCTTCACCTCTCTGATTG GTGTGTTCATCACAAAGGGAGATGTTGGTGTGGGGACGATTGTGGGATCAGCTGTTTTTAACATCCTGGTCATTATTGGTCTCTGTGGCATTTTCTCTGGACAG CCCATCTCTCTGACCTGGTGGCCTCTCTTTCGCGATGCTCTTTTTTACATCCTGTCCATACTGGTGCTTATTCTG gtgATCTATGATGAAAAGGTCCTGTG GTGGGAGACCATCATCCTGATCTCCATGTATGGGATCTACATAATCATCATGAT GTTCAACAGACGCCTGTGTTGCCTGGTGGAGAGACACTGCAGCGTGGACGGTCAGCCGTGTCTGAGCAGTCTGCGGCGGACGACCGCGGTTGGAAATGTTGGAGACAGTGAAAATGACATGGTGCCACTGAAGCCAG ACTCGTGTGTGGTGGCTGGTCAAGACTCAGCCGTGTTGACGGCGGATGAGCTACTGAACCTTCGCTCTCAGCTCACCTTTTCAGAG AGGCAGAGGCTTATTCGAACTCGGGTGAGCCCAGAGGAGGGCGCAGGTCCGGGGGTGGAAGGGTCGGGTGGAACCTGGGGGAGAGAAAACGGGGCGGCAGCTGAGGGAGAAAGGcaggagggagagagggaggcAGGTAAGGAATCAGGGGCAGAGACTGGTGAGGGCGCACAGctgaaagaggaagaggaggaagaggaagaccAAGAGGAAGGAGAGGAGGAGAACTCTCCTTTCAAACCCTTCATCCTGCCGG ATGGCTGGTGTGTTCGGCTGAAGTGGCTCCTGTCCTGGCCTCTGAGTTTCCTGCTGCACTGCACTATCCCAGACTGTAACCTGCCGCGATGGGAGCGCTGGTACCTGTTCACCTTCCTGTCCTCCACTCTCTGGATAGCCCTCTTCTCCTACCTCATGGTCTGGATG GTAACCATAATCAGCTACACGCTTGGGATCCCAGATGTCATCATGGGCATCACTTTCCTCGCAGCTGGCACCAGTGTTCCTGACTGCATGGCCAGTCTCATTGTCGCCAGGCAAG GTGACAATCAACAGTAA
- the LOC124860143 gene encoding sodium/potassium/calcium exchanger 3-like isoform X2 yields the protein MRAPRRPRQTLLLPRFCVGGVGLLAAFWVFHLSEITGSHGQTGEKCIHLSKRDLIQQAEDNQNGSISRSAIHEFPEDIFTLVQRRQGAVLLHVLCAIYMFHALAIVCDVYFVPSLEKVSENLQLSQDVAGATFMAAGSSAPELFTSLIGVFITKGDVGVGTIVGSAVFNILVIIGLCGIFSGQPISLTWWPLFRDALFYILSILVLILVIYDEKVLWWETIILISMYGIYIIIMMFNRRLCCLVERHCSVDGQPCLSSLRRTTAVGNVGDSENDMVPLKPDSCVVAGQDSAVLTADELLNLRSQLTFSERQRLIRTRVSPEEGAGPGVEGSGGTWGRENGAAAEGERQEGEREAGKESGAETGEGAQLKEEEEEEEDQEEGEEENSPFKPFILPDGWCVRLKWLLSWPLSFLLHCTIPDCNLPRWERWYLFTFLSSTLWIALFSYLMVWMVTIISYTLGIPDVIMGITFLAAGTSVPDCMASLIVARQGMGDMAVSNSIGSNIFDVLLGLGFPWALRTLIVSYGSVVLCVHLNRWKLDRRLGLCLLLLYAIFLLCSVAFERL from the exons ATGAGGGCTCCGAGGAGACCGAGGCAAACGCTGCTCCTTCCCCGGTTCTGTGTCGGTGGAGTGGGTCTGCTCGCAGCTTTCTGGGTCTTTCACCTCAGTGAAATTACAG GTTCTCATGGCCAAACTGGGGAGAAGTGCATACATTTATCTAAAAGAGATCTCATTCAGCAGGCAGAAGACAACCAGAATGGCAGTATTTCTAGATCTG CTATACATGAGTTCCCAGAGGACATCTTTACTCTGGTTCAGAGGAGGCAGGGAGCCGTGCTCCTGCATGTTCTCTGT GCTATCTACATGTTTCATGCTCTGGCCATTGTGTGTGATGTTTACTTTGTGCCATCACTGGAAAAAGTATCAGAG AACCTTCAGCTCAGTCAAGATGTTGCCGGGGCAACCTTCATGGCAGCTGGGAGCTCCGCCCCTGAACTCTTCACCTCTCTGATTG GTGTGTTCATCACAAAGGGAGATGTTGGTGTGGGGACGATTGTGGGATCAGCTGTTTTTAACATCCTGGTCATTATTGGTCTCTGTGGCATTTTCTCTGGACAG CCCATCTCTCTGACCTGGTGGCCTCTCTTTCGCGATGCTCTTTTTTACATCCTGTCCATACTGGTGCTTATTCTG gtgATCTATGATGAAAAGGTCCTGTG GTGGGAGACCATCATCCTGATCTCCATGTATGGGATCTACATAATCATCATGAT GTTCAACAGACGCCTGTGTTGCCTGGTGGAGAGACACTGCAGCGTGGACGGTCAGCCGTGTCTGAGCAGTCTGCGGCGGACGACCGCGGTTGGAAATGTTGGAGACAGTGAAAATGACATGGTGCCACTGAAGCCAG ACTCGTGTGTGGTGGCTGGTCAAGACTCAGCCGTGTTGACGGCGGATGAGCTACTGAACCTTCGCTCTCAGCTCACCTTTTCAGAG AGGCAGAGGCTTATTCGAACTCGGGTGAGCCCAGAGGAGGGCGCAGGTCCGGGGGTGGAAGGGTCGGGTGGAACCTGGGGGAGAGAAAACGGGGCGGCAGCTGAGGGAGAAAGGcaggagggagagagggaggcAGGTAAGGAATCAGGGGCAGAGACTGGTGAGGGCGCACAGctgaaagaggaagaggaggaagaggaagaccAAGAGGAAGGAGAGGAGGAGAACTCTCCTTTCAAACCCTTCATCCTGCCGG ATGGCTGGTGTGTTCGGCTGAAGTGGCTCCTGTCCTGGCCTCTGAGTTTCCTGCTGCACTGCACTATCCCAGACTGTAACCTGCCGCGATGGGAGCGCTGGTACCTGTTCACCTTCCTGTCCTCCACTCTCTGGATAGCCCTCTTCTCCTACCTCATGGTCTGGATG GTAACCATAATCAGCTACACGCTTGGGATCCCAGATGTCATCATGGGCATCACTTTCCTCGCAGCTGGCACCAGTGTTCCTGACTGCATGGCCAGTCTCATTGTCGCCAGGCAAG GGATGGGCGACATGGCCGTGTCCAACTCTATCGGGAGTAATATCTTTGATGTGCTGCTGGGCCTTGGCTTCCCCTGGGCGCTGAGGACTCTGATAGTCAGCTATGGATCAGTG GTCCTATGTGTCCATTTGAACCGCTGGAAGTTGGACCGCAGGCTGGGCCTCTGTCTTCTGCTGCTTTATGCCATCTTCCTTCTCTGCTCCGTCGCTTTTGAAAGGCTGTAG
- the LOC124860143 gene encoding sodium/potassium/calcium exchanger 3-like isoform X3: protein MRAPRRPRQTLLLPRFCVGGVGLLAAFWVFHLSEITGSHGQTGEKCIHLSKRDLIQQAEDNQNGSISRSAIHEFPEDIFTLVQRRQGAVLLHVLCAIYMFHALAIVCDVYFVPSLEKVSENLQLSQDVAGATFMAAGSSAPELFTSLIGVFITKGDVGVGTIVGSAVFNILVIIGLCGIFSGQPISLTWWPLFRDALFYILSILVLILVIYDEKVLWWETIILISMYGIYIIIMMFNRRLCCLVERHCSVDGQPCLSSLRRTTAVGNVGDSENDMVPLKPDSCVVAGQDSAVLTADELLNLRSQLTFSERQRLIRTRVSPEEGAGPGVEGSGGTWGRENGAAAEGERQEGEREADGWCVRLKWLLSWPLSFLLHCTIPDCNLPRWERWYLFTFLSSTLWIALFSYLMVWMVTIISYTLGIPDVIMGITFLAAGTSVPDCMASLIVARQGMGDMAVSNSIGSNIFDVLLGLGFPWALRTLIVSYGSVVTINSKGLVYSVILLLASVTLTVLCVHLNRWKLDRRLGLCLLLLYAIFLLCSVAFERL, encoded by the exons ATGAGGGCTCCGAGGAGACCGAGGCAAACGCTGCTCCTTCCCCGGTTCTGTGTCGGTGGAGTGGGTCTGCTCGCAGCTTTCTGGGTCTTTCACCTCAGTGAAATTACAG GTTCTCATGGCCAAACTGGGGAGAAGTGCATACATTTATCTAAAAGAGATCTCATTCAGCAGGCAGAAGACAACCAGAATGGCAGTATTTCTAGATCTG CTATACATGAGTTCCCAGAGGACATCTTTACTCTGGTTCAGAGGAGGCAGGGAGCCGTGCTCCTGCATGTTCTCTGT GCTATCTACATGTTTCATGCTCTGGCCATTGTGTGTGATGTTTACTTTGTGCCATCACTGGAAAAAGTATCAGAG AACCTTCAGCTCAGTCAAGATGTTGCCGGGGCAACCTTCATGGCAGCTGGGAGCTCCGCCCCTGAACTCTTCACCTCTCTGATTG GTGTGTTCATCACAAAGGGAGATGTTGGTGTGGGGACGATTGTGGGATCAGCTGTTTTTAACATCCTGGTCATTATTGGTCTCTGTGGCATTTTCTCTGGACAG CCCATCTCTCTGACCTGGTGGCCTCTCTTTCGCGATGCTCTTTTTTACATCCTGTCCATACTGGTGCTTATTCTG gtgATCTATGATGAAAAGGTCCTGTG GTGGGAGACCATCATCCTGATCTCCATGTATGGGATCTACATAATCATCATGAT GTTCAACAGACGCCTGTGTTGCCTGGTGGAGAGACACTGCAGCGTGGACGGTCAGCCGTGTCTGAGCAGTCTGCGGCGGACGACCGCGGTTGGAAATGTTGGAGACAGTGAAAATGACATGGTGCCACTGAAGCCAG ACTCGTGTGTGGTGGCTGGTCAAGACTCAGCCGTGTTGACGGCGGATGAGCTACTGAACCTTCGCTCTCAGCTCACCTTTTCAGAG AGGCAGAGGCTTATTCGAACTCGGGTGAGCCCAGAGGAGGGCGCAGGTCCGGGGGTGGAAGGGTCGGGTGGAACCTGGGGGAGAGAAAACGGGGCGGCAGCTGAGGGAGAAAGGcaggagggagagagggaggcAG ATGGCTGGTGTGTTCGGCTGAAGTGGCTCCTGTCCTGGCCTCTGAGTTTCCTGCTGCACTGCACTATCCCAGACTGTAACCTGCCGCGATGGGAGCGCTGGTACCTGTTCACCTTCCTGTCCTCCACTCTCTGGATAGCCCTCTTCTCCTACCTCATGGTCTGGATG GTAACCATAATCAGCTACACGCTTGGGATCCCAGATGTCATCATGGGCATCACTTTCCTCGCAGCTGGCACCAGTGTTCCTGACTGCATGGCCAGTCTCATTGTCGCCAGGCAAG GGATGGGCGACATGGCCGTGTCCAACTCTATCGGGAGTAATATCTTTGATGTGCTGCTGGGCCTTGGCTTCCCCTGGGCGCTGAGGACTCTGATAGTCAGCTATGGATCAGTG GTGACAATCAACAGTAAAGGCCTGGTGTATTCTGTCATTCTGCTGCTGGCCTCAGTCACACTCACT GTCCTATGTGTCCATTTGAACCGCTGGAAGTTGGACCGCAGGCTGGGCCTCTGTCTTCTGCTGCTTTATGCCATCTTCCTTCTCTGCTCCGTCGCTTTTGAAAGGCTGTAG